From Coregonus clupeaformis isolate EN_2021a unplaced genomic scaffold, ASM2061545v1 scaf0090, whole genome shotgun sequence, one genomic window encodes:
- the LOC121554539 gene encoding gastrula zinc finger protein XlCGF26.1-like, which translates to MSKLQLLRVFLNERLTAAAVEIFGAVEKTVVEYQEENDRLRRLLRITPEIQLCKIDSLQRSVSVSEEEVPPEQQHCEQEWSPSLGQEDPEPTHIKEEQEELRTSQEEEQLQGLEADTIEFIFTPSCVKSECDQEDPLQSLTLPQTQTVENRESDSKPVDLKPFGTVTHLKCLDIPCDLPYNENNASRLSSAVSSDPVGLDSSTPLEHCSKPSTTSRKNPCHDCGETFPLKADLQRHVTLTKKSLSECRFCNKQYNSTCKLQAHIQLCHMEKSCTCPVCGKTIKHKGDLSRHMSIHTGEKRFSCGDCGKSFNQKGHLNLHILTHTGEKPFNCGDCGKSFYQKGDLGNHILTHTQEKQFSCGDCGKSFYQKGHLTDHIRTHTGEKPFSCGDCGKSFNLKGNLRKHKLTHTGEKPFSCGDCGKSFTQKTNLLTHVKNVHKGRKQDEN; encoded by the exons ATGTCCAAACTACAGTTGCTGCGTGTGTTTTTAAATGAGCGTTTAACAGCGGCTGCTGTGGAGATTTTCGGGGCAGTTGAGAAAACGGTAGTGGAGTACCAGGAGGAGAATGATCGGCTACGGAGACTGCTGCGGATCACACCAGAGATACAACTGTGTAAAATAG actccctgcagcgctctgtctctgtttctgaagaggaggttccccctgagcagcagcactgtgagcaggagtggagccccagtctggggcaggaggacccagagcccacacatattaaagaggagcaggaggaactcaggaccagtcaggaggaagagcagcttcaagGACTAGAGGCTGATACCATAGAGTTCATATTCACTCCTTCCTGTGTGAAAAGTGAATGTGATCAGGAGGACCCACTTCAGTCATTGACTCTTCCCCAAACCCAGActgtggagaacagagagagtgactCTAAACCAGTGGATCTCAAACCTTTTGGCACTGTGACCCACCTAAAGTGTCTTGACATTCCCTGTGACCTGCCATATAATGAAAACAATGCCTCCCGCCTGAGCTCAGCCGTAAGCAGCGACCCAGTAGGACTTGACAGCAGCACACCATTGGAACACTGTTCCAAACCCAGCACCACGTCTAGAAAAAATCCCTGCCATGATTGTGGTGAAACGTTTCCTCTGAAAGCTGACCTGCAGAGGCACGTGACTCTCACCAAGAAGAGCCTCAGTGAATGCCGCTTCTGCAATAAACAATACAATTCCACCTGTAAACTGCAGGCCCATATCCAACTCTGTCACATGGAGAAATCCTGCACCTGCCCTGTTTGTGGCAAGACCATCAAACACAAAGGAGATCTGTCCAGGCACATGAgtattcacacaggagagaaacgatttagctgtggtgactgtgggaaaagcttcaatCAGAAGGGGCACCTGAACTTGCACAtactgactcacacaggagagaaaccatttaactgtggtgactgtgggaaaagcttctATCAGAAGGGAGACCTAGGGAATCATATACTGACTCACACACAAGAGAAACAATTTAgttgtggtgactgtgggaaaagcttctATCAGAAGGGGCACCTTACAGATCATATacggactcacacaggagagaaaccatttagctgtggtgactgtgggaaaagcttcaatTTGAAGGGGAACCTAAGGAAGCATaaactgactcacacaggagagaaaccatttagctgtggtgactgtgggaaaagcttcacTCAGAAGACAAACCTGCTGACGCATGTGAAAAACGTCCACAAAGGAAGAAAACAGGATGAAAACTGA